The Planococcus donghaensis genome contains a region encoding:
- a CDS encoding CAP-associated domain-containing protein encodes MRKIFWWFVVLLAVFFARPIWEEPVGKYVDLGFLDSVDRTVESIAGNPEVTQVIDEARDFTARVGAQLQSFIVSQSVEVPEAVAKPELVETESLFAVHNVTIGMAKEDAQEKVGLPLRLMRNEYGTDWHSYHQDFQNYVLLSYDKDGIVNGMFTNQDVFSSREGITIDSTKSEVRSILGTPLKSLQKGNVQYILDTRDEYDVFKTDDTYTTIFYDIHEEDTVTAVQVVHEKLEEMRPQIYAKPDEKLKEGYEYLLFELTNSARIQRGLPLLKWDSETKITARKHSEDMAENQYFSHTNLAGQSPFDRMKEDGISFYVAGENLAYGQYSSVFAHEGLMNSLGHRENIVKPDFGFLGVGTAFNEENQPYYTANFFNR; translated from the coding sequence GTGCGAAAAATTTTTTGGTGGTTTGTTGTGTTACTGGCCGTGTTTTTTGCGCGCCCGATTTGGGAAGAACCTGTCGGTAAATATGTTGATTTAGGTTTTTTAGATTCTGTTGACCGCACAGTTGAAAGTATTGCTGGAAATCCAGAGGTGACGCAAGTTATAGATGAAGCTCGAGATTTTACTGCGCGTGTTGGTGCGCAACTACAATCGTTTATCGTTTCTCAATCAGTTGAAGTCCCAGAAGCTGTGGCAAAACCTGAATTAGTTGAAACGGAATCATTGTTTGCTGTTCATAATGTAACAATCGGTATGGCTAAAGAGGATGCTCAAGAAAAAGTCGGTTTGCCTTTACGGTTAATGCGTAACGAATATGGAACTGATTGGCATAGCTATCATCAAGATTTTCAGAACTATGTTTTATTGTCTTACGATAAAGATGGAATAGTAAATGGAATGTTTACAAACCAGGATGTATTTTCCTCGAGGGAAGGGATTACAATAGATTCCACCAAATCCGAGGTCCGATCTATCCTTGGTACACCACTCAAAAGCCTCCAAAAAGGAAATGTTCAATATATACTAGATACCCGTGATGAGTATGATGTGTTTAAGACAGATGACACCTATACAACTATTTTTTATGATATCCACGAAGAAGACACCGTGACGGCCGTGCAAGTAGTTCACGAAAAATTGGAGGAAATGCGACCTCAAATATATGCAAAACCGGACGAGAAATTGAAAGAAGGCTACGAATACTTGCTTTTCGAATTAACGAATTCCGCACGTATTCAGCGTGGGCTGCCGTTATTAAAATGGGACAGTGAGACGAAAATAACTGCTCGTAAGCACAGTGAAGATATGGCCGAAAATCAGTATTTCAGCCATACGAACCTAGCTGGGCAATCTCCTTTTGATCGCATGAAAGAGGATGGGATTAGCTTTTATGTAGCGGGTGAAAATTTAGCGTATGGCCAGTATAGTAGTGTATTTGCTCATGAAGGGTTGATGAATTCTTTAGGACATCGCGAAAATATCGTAAAGCCAGATTTTGGTTTTTTAGGAGTAGGAACTGCATTTAATGAGGAAAATCAACCGTATTATACGGCTAATTTCTTTAATCGATAG
- a CDS encoding undecaprenyl-diphosphate phosphatase, producing the protein MDQLWLTIKFLLLGLFQGLTEPIPISSSGHLLIAQYFLDVQIEGSVSTFALLVNSASLIAVLIIYREDIQRLVINGLKYFTVKNAETKRDFMFIVYLVVATIPAAVIGLLFQDAIDDNLSTIVTVGLTLIITGFGLWWIRNMRGQRKDGSMTMKDAVIIGGAQAIALIPGISRSGATIVAAMARGINQETALRFSFLLFIPVSLGGAVLSISDILNDDNLATMAIPYVMAFLGSLVASYFSLKWFMNIMAKGQLKYFAIYCFIVGPVVVLAWLLLN; encoded by the coding sequence ATGGACCAATTATGGCTTACCATCAAATTTTTGCTTCTTGGATTATTTCAAGGACTTACTGAACCCATTCCGATTTCTTCAAGCGGACACTTATTAATCGCACAATATTTTTTGGATGTACAAATTGAAGGCAGCGTTTCAACATTCGCTTTACTCGTTAACAGTGCATCGCTAATTGCAGTTTTAATCATTTACCGAGAAGACATTCAACGTCTTGTGATAAACGGGTTAAAATATTTCACGGTGAAAAATGCCGAAACAAAACGTGATTTCATGTTTATCGTTTACCTTGTAGTCGCAACGATTCCTGCAGCAGTCATTGGGCTGTTGTTCCAAGATGCGATTGACGACAATCTCTCGACTATCGTAACAGTCGGCTTGACCTTAATCATCACAGGTTTTGGTCTTTGGTGGATTCGCAATATGCGGGGACAACGAAAAGATGGCAGTATGACAATGAAAGACGCAGTGATCATTGGGGGCGCTCAAGCTATAGCACTTATCCCAGGCATCAGTCGCAGTGGCGCTACAATTGTCGCGGCCATGGCAAGAGGCATCAATCAAGAAACCGCATTGCGCTTTTCTTTCTTATTATTTATCCCAGTTAGTCTTGGTGGTGCGGTTCTTAGCATTTCGGATATCCTTAACGATGATAATTTAGCTACAATGGCGATTCCATACGTCATGGCATTCTTAGGCTCACTAGTCGCTTCATATTTCTCATTAAAATGGTTTATGAACATTATGGCAAAAGGACAATTAAAGTATTTTGCAATTTACTGCTTTATCGTCGGTCCAGTTGTTGTATTGGCATGGCTCCTATTAAATTAA
- a CDS encoding AI-2E family transporter has protein sequence MTNKLWFQVGIGVILTLVIIRLFIEVQGIFDPLFIIAGTIFVPLLLGGVLFYLTRPVLNFLMKRKFPKWAAVLTVLLSIVLVFYLFFIMIGPIVTDQINALVDNAPEIIQSVEESAQYIFDQRERLPDSIEEQLNGMTSQIGDRLGDVGGWVVSFIGSFVSGVITLVLVPFFLVYLLVDHKKFVPFVSGFFSGERKGWIRKTLHDIDDTLQAYIQGQLFVSFLVGIMLLIGYLIIGLDYALLLALIGMATNVIPFLGPYIAVVPAILIALVEDPIKAVYVGIIMLVAQQIESNFITPNVMGKSLDVHPLTVITLILAAGNIAGLWGIILAIPVYAVIKTIAKNVYARRIEIRNTATRDIE, from the coding sequence TTGACGAACAAGCTTTGGTTTCAAGTAGGGATAGGAGTTATTCTAACTCTAGTCATCATTCGTTTATTTATTGAAGTACAAGGAATTTTTGATCCTTTATTTATTATTGCGGGCACCATTTTTGTCCCATTATTATTAGGAGGCGTCTTGTTCTATTTAACAAGACCGGTTTTGAATTTCTTGATGAAGAGAAAGTTTCCAAAGTGGGCTGCGGTTCTGACAGTTTTATTATCGATCGTCTTAGTATTTTATCTATTTTTCATCATGATTGGTCCGATTGTGACAGATCAAATTAATGCATTAGTAGATAATGCACCAGAGATCATTCAAAGTGTCGAAGAGTCAGCTCAATATATATTCGATCAACGCGAACGCCTGCCGGATTCAATTGAAGAACAGTTAAATGGCATGACGAGTCAAATTGGGGATCGACTGGGTGATGTTGGAGGATGGGTCGTTTCCTTTATCGGTAGTTTCGTGTCTGGTGTCATTACATTAGTATTAGTCCCGTTTTTCCTTGTGTATTTATTAGTTGACCATAAAAAATTCGTGCCATTTGTTTCTGGTTTCTTCTCAGGAGAACGAAAAGGGTGGATTCGTAAAACTTTGCATGATATTGACGATACGTTGCAAGCGTATATTCAAGGTCAGTTGTTTGTTAGCTTTTTAGTTGGGATTATGCTGCTAATTGGATATTTAATCATCGGGTTAGACTATGCGCTCTTATTGGCATTAATCGGTATGGCTACGAACGTCATTCCATTTTTAGGGCCATATATTGCAGTTGTGCCTGCCATTCTTATTGCGCTTGTAGAAGATCCCATTAAAGCTGTCTATGTAGGAATTATTATGCTAGTTGCACAGCAAATTGAAAGCAACTTCATTACGCCAAACGTAATGGGGAAATCGCTTGATGTTCACCCATTAACGGTCATTACCTTGATTTTAGCGGCCGGGAATATCGCAGGGTTATGGGGAATCATATTAGCGATTCCGGTGTATGCTGTTATTAAAACCATTGCGAAAAATGTTTATGCACGCCGCATTGAAATCCGTAATACGGCTACGCGTGATATTGAATAA
- a CDS encoding MarR family winged helix-turn-helix transcriptional regulator, which produces MDGRIKEAVDLFQEVLVYGTERVIKSVDHPLWKEYSPEQIQMLKLIGSEKQITSARLAVLQAVHKSAISSRIKKLLQKDVIQVVQTTDKREKLLELTDKGQAIIEELDQVLADYLEKLLSENIADEEIEQFLTIFRKLKTIIKMDGV; this is translated from the coding sequence TTGGATGGACGAATAAAAGAAGCGGTAGATCTTTTTCAAGAGGTATTGGTATATGGAACAGAAAGGGTGATCAAGTCGGTCGACCATCCTTTATGGAAAGAATATTCACCTGAGCAAATTCAAATGTTAAAGCTGATTGGTTCAGAAAAACAAATTACTTCAGCTAGATTAGCGGTATTGCAGGCAGTACATAAAAGTGCGATTTCTAGTCGTATCAAAAAATTGCTTCAAAAAGATGTGATACAAGTGGTGCAAACGACTGATAAACGCGAGAAATTGTTAGAGCTGACAGATAAAGGTCAGGCAATTATCGAAGAACTAGATCAAGTATTGGCTGATTATCTTGAGAAACTTTTATCTGAAAATATCGCGGATGAGGAGATTGAACAGTTTCTAACAATTTTCCGGAAGCTAAAAACAATTATAAAAATGGACGGAGTGTAA
- a CDS encoding MMPL family transporter, with protein sequence MHSILKFKWPIAIGLVVLTVALFLLAPNLTEQAEQAGSFQLSDEASSQIASQLLSDADAADQTISLVIPLESKVTDDMRETLEQMVADIEALGDPITSVLNPAESKELEEQLISEDQQTVLVPITVDGTDEEVNVVADEIREAVIPEELTAYITGEAIINNDVNISAQEGLKRTEIITVVLIFGLLLAVFRSIVTPFIPLVAVGITYLLSQSLVAFFIDWFGFPVSNYTQIFLVAILFGIGTDYCILLLSRYKEELAAGHDVEQSIVNTYKTAGRTLLISGAAVFVGFFAIGFAEFPIFKSAVAVAVGIFVLLIVLYTIVPFFMALLKEKLFWPAKKSAAHRDSKLWIWMSKLSINRPLLSILVVALITVPLLFTYDNSLSFNTVDEIGSEYESVKGLNAIEEGFGKGDSLPVQVIVKSDETLTSRETVPYFEVLSREIEKMKGVETVRSITRPTGDIINELYVDEQLGLLADGLGDARDGLGEVQAGLAEVQTNLTAISEQAGNSAGLSEAAEGLGQINQQLGQVSQGLQQTGNIPQTVGALTQISGGLTEIQQGLAGAAGQTAELSAGLTRLAEGVGASNQGLAEIESGLTEAVEMMQEMSDSEAVRDTGLYIPEGTLESEDFEQVVDRYSFADGTGMMMEVILSEDPYSPEAIDVTTEIKETVERTKIGTPLEEVEFAFSGISSINSDLQDVSSNDFSNTVIIMLISLFVILAILFRSLIMPLYMIGSLLLTYYTAISIAELIFVNGLGFDGISWAVPFFGFVMLVALGVDYSIFLLDRFREESFNGVTVRDAMRTSMAKMGTVIITAAIILAGTFGAMMPSGVLSLVQIATIVITGLLLYGLIVLPLLIPAISVSFDRGVWWPFGKKK encoded by the coding sequence ATGCATAGCATATTGAAATTTAAATGGCCGATTGCGATTGGTTTAGTTGTATTAACGGTGGCTTTATTCTTATTAGCACCTAACTTAACAGAGCAAGCAGAACAAGCAGGTTCATTTCAATTATCGGATGAAGCATCCTCGCAAATTGCTTCACAACTATTAAGTGATGCAGATGCGGCTGATCAAACGATATCCCTTGTTATTCCGCTAGAAAGTAAAGTTACAGACGATATGCGTGAAACACTGGAGCAAATGGTGGCGGATATTGAAGCGCTAGGTGATCCGATTACGAGTGTGTTAAATCCTGCTGAAAGCAAAGAGCTCGAAGAACAACTAATTTCAGAAGATCAACAAACCGTTTTGGTGCCAATTACGGTTGATGGCACGGATGAAGAAGTAAACGTTGTGGCGGATGAAATTAGAGAAGCCGTTATCCCTGAAGAATTGACGGCATATATAACAGGGGAAGCTATTATAAATAATGATGTGAATATTAGTGCGCAAGAAGGTTTGAAGCGTACAGAAATCATAACCGTTGTATTGATTTTCGGTTTGTTATTAGCGGTATTTCGTTCGATTGTGACACCGTTTATTCCTCTTGTGGCAGTTGGAATTACTTATTTATTAAGTCAATCGCTTGTAGCATTTTTCATTGATTGGTTTGGCTTCCCAGTTTCAAACTATACGCAAATCTTCCTGGTAGCCATTTTGTTCGGTATTGGGACAGATTATTGTATTTTGTTATTAAGCCGCTATAAAGAAGAATTAGCAGCTGGACATGATGTCGAACAATCGATTGTTAACACGTACAAAACGGCGGGTAGAACGTTGTTGATTAGTGGAGCGGCTGTATTTGTCGGGTTCTTCGCCATCGGTTTTGCAGAATTCCCGATTTTCAAATCGGCTGTTGCGGTCGCAGTTGGAATATTCGTCCTGCTGATCGTGCTCTATACAATTGTTCCATTCTTTATGGCATTATTAAAAGAAAAACTATTTTGGCCAGCGAAAAAATCAGCTGCCCATAGAGACAGCAAGTTATGGATTTGGATGAGTAAGTTGTCGATCAATCGTCCATTGCTATCTATACTTGTTGTAGCTTTAATCACGGTGCCATTACTGTTTACGTATGATAATTCCTTGTCTTTTAACACAGTGGATGAAATTGGTTCAGAGTATGAATCTGTAAAAGGATTAAATGCGATTGAAGAAGGTTTTGGAAAAGGGGATTCCTTGCCGGTTCAAGTAATTGTGAAATCGGATGAAACTTTGACTAGCCGAGAAACAGTTCCTTATTTTGAAGTGTTAAGTAGAGAAATTGAAAAAATGAAAGGTGTCGAAACGGTTCGGTCAATTACACGCCCAACAGGCGACATTATTAACGAACTTTATGTAGACGAACAGCTGGGACTATTAGCTGATGGACTTGGCGATGCACGTGATGGACTTGGTGAGGTACAAGCAGGGCTGGCAGAAGTTCAAACCAACTTAACGGCTATTAGCGAACAAGCTGGAAACTCTGCAGGGTTATCAGAAGCTGCTGAGGGGCTTGGTCAAATCAATCAACAACTGGGACAAGTCTCACAAGGACTTCAACAAACGGGGAATATTCCTCAAACAGTAGGTGCATTAACGCAAATCAGCGGTGGCTTGACTGAAATTCAACAAGGCTTAGCTGGAGCAGCGGGGCAAACAGCTGAACTAAGTGCGGGCTTAACGCGATTAGCAGAAGGTGTAGGCGCATCAAACCAAGGGCTTGCTGAAATTGAATCCGGTTTAACGGAAGCTGTTGAGATGATGCAAGAAATGAGTGATAGCGAAGCGGTACGTGATACGGGATTATACATTCCAGAAGGAACATTAGAAAGTGAAGATTTTGAACAAGTAGTAGATCGTTATTCATTTGCAGATGGTACGGGAATGATGATGGAAGTAATTTTGTCAGAAGATCCGTATTCTCCTGAAGCAATTGACGTTACTACTGAAATAAAGGAAACAGTAGAACGCACTAAAATAGGCACGCCATTAGAAGAAGTGGAATTTGCTTTTAGTGGAATTTCAAGTATTAACAGTGATTTACAAGATGTATCTTCTAATGACTTTTCAAATACAGTCATTATTATGTTGATTAGCTTATTCGTCATCTTAGCGATTTTATTCCGCTCATTAATCATGCCTTTGTATATGATTGGTTCGTTATTACTGACCTATTACACAGCGATTTCCATTGCGGAATTGATCTTTGTAAACGGTCTTGGCTTTGATGGCATTAGTTGGGCAGTGCCATTTTTTGGTTTTGTCATGCTAGTAGCATTAGGTGTGGATTATTCGATTTTCTTGCTAGATCGTTTCCGTGAAGAATCCTTTAATGGAGTTACGGTTCGCGATGCAATGCGCACTTCGATGGCGAAAATGGGAACAGTCATCATTACAGCTGCCATCATCCTAGCAGGTACGTTCGGTGCTATGATGCCATCAGGTGTCTTGAGTCTCGTGCAAATTGCGACCATTGTTATTACCGGCTTACTGTTATACGGATTGATTGTGTTACCACTATTAATCCCGGCAATTTCCGTATCCTTTGACCGCGGTGTTTGGTGGCCGTTTGGCAAAAAGAAATAA